In Leptidea sinapis chromosome 41, ilLepSina1.1, whole genome shotgun sequence, the following are encoded in one genomic region:
- the LOC126976636 gene encoding protein FAM166B-like produces MWIDVSGPERHNYTSQYNGSYIPGYTGHCPLLKFRYGKCYGDNTRQILREIRTKGLFDKPLQYRPGDNYELDNVVRKGPIKDVYDGMHNRESTYMTGYTGYVPGMNFTYGKSYGRTADDCMTNFVENQRQLKRKANFNKSYVRSRSAPKMETVHSRDEIRRDLSRFVEINKYKDNAISAEFPPIAGYTGHIPRIKGSEASLSQRYHCAAKRGLQLIQMEREKRKELQNADANIRAILKPNDKKYSYINWG; encoded by the exons ATACACTGGCCACTGCCCGTTGCTGAAGTTTCGATACGGCAAGTGCTACGGCGATAACACAAGGCAAATCCTGCGAGAAATACGGACGAAGGGGCTGTTTGA CAAACCCTTACAATATAGGCCAGGAGACAACTATGAACTAGACAACGTGGTGCGGAAGGGGCCTATCAAGGACGTGTACGACGGAATGCACAACCGAGAATCTACTTACATGACTGGATACACAGGATATGTACCCGGAATGAATTtcac CTACGGAAAATCGTATGGCAGAACTGCCGACGACTGCATGACTAACTTCGTAGAAAATCAACGTCAACTAAAACGAAAAGCAAACTTCAACAAAAGCTACGTGAGATCAAGAAGTGCTCCCAAAATGGAGACCGTACATTCAAGAGACGAGATCAGAAGGGATTTAAGCAGATTCGTGGAGATCAACAAATATAAGG ATAATGCAATATCAGCGGAATTTCCACCAATAGCCGGCTACACGGGACACATCCCGCGGATTAAGGGCTCCGAAGCTTCGCTAAGCCAAAGATACCATTGTGCAGCGAAACGCGGCCTCCAACTCATACAAATGGAAAGAGAGAAACGCAAAGAACTGCAAAACGCTGACGCCAATATCCGTGCCATCCTCAAACCTAACGATAAGAAATATTCGTACATCAACTGGGGATAG